From the Saccharobesus litoralis genome, one window contains:
- the frr gene encoding ribosome recycling factor — MINEIKSDAQERMSKSIEALKSQLSKIRTGRAHPALLDGIMVPYYGADTPLKQVGNVTVEDSRTLAVSLFDKSLLQAVEKAILTSDLGLNPSSAGTVIRIPLPPLTEERRKDLIKLVRAEAEKGRVAIRNIRRDANGDLKELQKEKEISEDEQRKGEEEVQKVTDAAIKNIDSILADKEKELMEI, encoded by the coding sequence GTGATAAACGAAATTAAAAGTGATGCGCAAGAGCGCATGTCTAAAAGCATCGAAGCTTTAAAAAGTCAGTTATCTAAAATCAGAACTGGCCGTGCCCACCCTGCATTATTAGATGGCATTATGGTTCCATACTATGGTGCGGATACGCCATTAAAACAGGTTGGTAACGTAACCGTTGAAGATTCACGTACATTAGCTGTTTCTTTATTTGATAAAAGCTTATTGCAAGCGGTAGAGAAGGCTATTTTGACGTCTGATTTAGGTCTTAACCCAAGCTCTGCAGGTACTGTCATCCGTATTCCTTTACCGCCATTAACGGAAGAGCGTCGTAAAGATTTAATTAAGTTAGTTCGAGCTGAAGCAGAAAAGGGGCGTGTTGCTATACGTAACATTCGTCGTGACGCAAATGGCGATTTAAAAGAGCTGCAAAAAGAAAAAGAAATCAGTGAAGATGAGCAACGTAAAGGTGAAGAAGAAGTGCAAAAAGTAACCGACGCTGCTATTAAAAACATTGATTCAATTCTTGCTGATAAAGAAAAAGAGTTAATGGAAATTTAA